The Pochonia chlamydosporia 170 chromosome 1, whole genome shotgun sequence genome window below encodes:
- a CDS encoding serine/threonine kinase (similar to Metarhizium acridum CQMa 102 XP_007809710.1), translating into MVDRENGWTTVGHRILGHGHQFGAGREWVVQEELADMEAITSWEKDTQWPGIDNALFDGPEAKKFDNKLVKLHDLDQGAFGRVDKVMHGSVCLARKRIPRRRGFTIEDLRKEGVTMRKLDHRHVVKLVATYAPRSHELCLLIWPAAVCNLNRLLEDLECLRLKEGDREDIVERLTALDLKDLSAIDPIANDQYLTPVSDSCPFDFLRTIIGCVARAMSHCHANNVRHLDIKPSNILLRPDRVYLADFGISRDVTGQDHTTTDGMPGTERWRAPELYGDNGSSMQLSDMYSLGLVYLNIATVLYDARLAEFDEALSYPGRISRDEQLRVREDKIKAHLDRLTARALVMPPFMFTYEGQETVRPRPLTQLISRMVATNPRHRLTAAKIDEKLSMLGGINQIYHADCCKRPISWVEDKWDRKFASLIALQKENDVQRRRIMELEGKDQTYETRLEKQRQKHEQDISRLQVLLKNAEERCQRLESEKTDRRRRSHSSRGSHGHDVPRPVLLGGKRNLQNGPTTPQGVGLGLNKSKLTPPRSTGLGKPASGSASFKPLAHPYPQRSQSIVTPTPERPSQMRTLQSSPAVAQSSAAKSPSGQRSPSFSGNLAGYALRSRGSGSKLPLPVTPSRSNTPVFHRDQSMTDSSMASSVFSRKSLETLPTPPAHNSPVLQRTATENMKPQWGQLEDRPASPTEQPPVTKDEVQRPSTPDSPVLSMSPSAMSSPRTLRSEVLTDGGDKNATSRPIPPSLQPMKSWADVAKLEKRRQIATK; encoded by the exons ATGGTCGATCGCGAAAATGGCTGGACAACAGTTGGCCATCGGATTCTTGGCCACGGCCATCAGTTTGGCGCTGGTCGTGAGTGGGTAGTGCAGGAAGAATTGGCTGATATGGAAGCTATTACCTCATGGGAGAAGGATACGCAATGGCCTGGCAT AGACAACGCCCTCTTCGACGGCCCGGAAGCCAAAAAATTCGACAACAAACTAGTCAAGCTCCATGATCTAGATCAAGGCGCTTTTGGGAGGGTAGACAAGGTCATGCACGGATCAGTTTGCCTGGCTAGGAAGCGCATACCGAGACGACGCGGATTTACCATTGAAGACTTGCGGAAAGAAGGGGTAACAATGCGCAAGCTTGATCACCGTCATGTCGTCAAGTTGGTGGCTACATATGCTCCGAGGTCTCACGAGCTGTGCTTATTAATATGGCCTGCTGCCGTTTGCAACTTGAACAGGCTGCTGGAGGACCTCGAATGTCTACGCCTCAAGGAGGGAGACCGTGAAGACATTGTCGAACGTTTGACGGCATTGGACCTAAAAGATCTGAGCGCCATTGATCCAATCGCCAATGATCAATACCTGACACCGGTGTCCGACTCGTGCCCTTTTGATTTCTTGCGAACAATTATTGGTTGTGTCGCTCGCGCCATGTCTCATTGCCATGCGAATAATGTCCGGCATCTTGACATCAAGCCCTCCAATATTCTACTGCGACCAGATCGTGTCTACTTGGCCGACTTTGGTATCTCTCGAGATGTCACTGGCCAAGACCATACAACAACAGATGGAATGCCTGGCACCGAAAGGTGGCGAGCCCCGGAGCTTTATGGTGACAATGGCTCCAGTATGCAGCTGTCAGACATGTACTcgcttggtctggtctacCTAAATATTGCGACGGTGCTATACGATGCGAGATTGGCGGAATTTGACGAAGCCCTCAGCTACCCGGGGAGGATATCTCGTGACGAACAGCTTCGGGTCAGAGAAGATAAAATCAAGGCACACCTGGACCGACTTACTGCCAGAGCCTTGGTCATGCCACCCTTCATGTTTACGTACGAGGGCCAAGAGACAGTGCGGCCACGACCGTTGACGCAACTCATATCTCGGATGGTTGCCACCAACCCAAGACACAGGTTAACGGCCGCGAAAATTGATGAAAAGCTCTCGATGCTCGGAGGAATCAACCAAATTTACCACGCTGATTGCTGTAAGAGGCCCATATCGTGGGTGGAGGACAAGTGGGATAGGAAGTTTGCCAGCCTCATCGCGctacaaaaagaaaatgacgTGCAGCGCAGGAGAATCATGGAACTAGAGggcaaggaccagacatATGAAACCAGACTGGAAAAGCAACGGCAAAAACATGAGCAGGATATTTCCAGACTGCAAGTCCTGTTGAAAAATGCAGAAGAGAGATGCCAGAGGCTGGAATCTGAAAAGACAGACCGGCGCAGAAGATCTCACAGCTCCCGTGGTTCTCACGGCCATGATGTACCACGGCCAGTCTTGCTGGGCGGGAAAAGGAACCTGCAAAATGGACCTACAACACCACAAGGCGTTGGACTGGGACTAAACAAGTCGAAGTTAACTCCGCCAAGATCAACAGGACTGGGAAAGCCAGCATCCGGATCCGCATCCTTCAAACCTCTGGCGCATCCCTATCCACAGCGGTCTCAGTCCATCGTGACGCCCACTCCAGAACGTCCCTCGCAAATGCGTACCCTTCAGAGCAGCCCGGCAGTGGCCCAGTCATCAGCTGCCAAATCACCTTCAGGCCAGCGGTCCCCGAGCTTCAGCGGCAACTTGGCAGGCTACGCTTTACGGTCTCGTGGATCTGGCTCCAAGCTTCCGTTGCCCGTCACACCGAGCCGGAGCAACACACCAGTCTTCCATAGAGACCAAAGCATGACGGATAGCAGTATGGCGTCATCTGTCTTTTCACGCAAGAGTCTTGAGACCCTACCTACTCCTCCAGCACACAACAGCCCGGTATTGCAGCGTACGGCTACGGAAAACATGAAACCACAATGGGGCCAACTCGAGGACAGACCCGCATCGCCAACTGAACAGCCGCCCGTAACCAAGGACGAAGTGCAGAGACCCTCCACTCCCGATAGTCCCGTATTATCCATGTCGCCGTCTGCTATGTCTTCTCCACGAACTCTCAGATCAGAAGTCCTTACGGATGGCGGTGACAAAAACGCCACTTCGAGGCCCATACCCCCGTCATTACAACCTATGAAGAGCTGGGCGGAtgtggccaagttggaaaaGAGGCGACAAATCGCAACGAAGTAG
- a CDS encoding ubiquitin-conjugating enzyme (similar to Metarhizium robertsii ARSEF 23 XP_007818159.1): MRRQLFIPAKNSRHRIAVLSLYRALLRSANKIEIAPLSDSLDPKKAMAHALKKAFVRNSTYTSYRLVYASVTAGYKFLTLLSKAQIPGSPEHNQLTTHLASRQDLKPRPHEHKLPPERPREPFLKNIADPGDPPVYKPTYIPDSFKTRIPSVAATAHGLPFLRLKKPQPKELSKMIGRKALVFADNVEKMVGADEDMGWDAIQEDQWDKLVARQAELEGVTDYFQGADAVGKQTGSFLWTVQLTKLWWEWKIDKIWQDWIARGKALTELVEEQKAQGQKGQEVNTEESLREDAPQAMGRLPSQYRDGPNAAVFVSPLRQSLAAIAAGIARQEDSEAGYVDLSEDSEWSALVKLQKYRLQKWTASVDDSRDLR; the protein is encoded by the exons ATGCGCCGCCAGCTTTTCATCCCCGCGAAGAATTCGCGGCATCGCATTGCGGTCCTGTCTCTATATCGGGCCCTATTGCGGTCTGCGAACAAGATAGAGATTGCCCCCCTTTCCGACAGTTTAGACCCAAAGAAAGCCATGGCCCATGCCCTCAAGAAGGCGTTCGTTAGGAACAGCACATACACGAGCTACAGATTAGTATATGCTTCCGTGACAGCAGGATACAAG TTCCTTACTCTCctctccaaagcccaaataCCAGGCTCGCCCGAGCACAATCAACTAACAACACATCTCGCTTCCCGGCAAGACCTGAAACCCCGACCACACGAACACAAATTGCCTCCCGAAAGACCCCGCGAGCCATTCCTCAAAAACATAGCCGATCCAGGCGACCCCCCCGTCTACAAACCGACCTACATCCCTGACTCATTCAAAACTCGCATCCCCTCCGTCGCCGCCACAGCACATGGCCTGCCATTCCTGCGTCTTAAAAAGCCACAACCGAAAGAGTTGTCCAAAATGATTGGTCGAAAGGCCCTTGTTTTCGCCGATAACGTAGAAAAGATGGTCGGGGCCGACGAAGATATGGGCTGGGACGCAATCCAGGAAGACCAGTGGGATAAGCTGGTGGCGAGGCAGGCCGAGCTTGAGGGAGTGACGGACTACTTCCAGGGTGCTGATGCGGTTGGCAAACAGACCGGTTCATTTTTGTGGACCGTGCAACTGACCAAGTTGTGGTGGGAGTGGAAGATTGACAAGATATGGCAGGATTGGATCGCAAGGGGCAAAGCGCTGACCGAGCTAGTTGAGGAGCAAAAGGCTCAGGGGCAGAAGGGGCAGGAGGTCAATACGGAGGAATCGTTGAGGGAGGACGCACCACAGGCTATGGGAAGATTACCGTCGCAGTATCGAGATGGGCCGAATGCTGCTGTTTTTGTGTCTCCGCTACGTCAGTCCTTGGCAGCTATTGCGGCAGGAATTGCTCGTCAAGAGGACAGTGAAGCGGGTTATGTCGATCTCTCTGAAGACTCGGAATGGAGTGCGTTGGTGAAATTGCAGAAGTACCGGTTACAAAAATGGACTGCTAGCGTGGATGACAGCCGAGATTTAAGGTGA
- a CDS encoding proteasome activator subunit 4 (similar to Coccidioides immitis RS XP_001247771.1) codes for MDENIGLHHEGSLAALSASSASHLLSNFHPYEPISRATSPGIPYPKSDDDDKKRYRPRTFAYFQQLPFDVEEEQQRDAALQGILTQLYIAIKAEDFSPGALHWTRELQSWLTLKFEMTRELRATLAKLYYSLALAPGLDSNSSDRFLRMVITLTRKNHYLKPGEDLTLDWRPIWHEVKGVVLPSEGPSLQSGRRRPAKQLLKLCTHAHTYFDPKERSAMLEEFLPFFSINDMPNAFIVFGLINTFLPSHPAPEKDVAAQPQEFLPTIFHLWSIMNRSKVADVCLIDLFSRLARDHIHCGYVPFGAHGIFAKDQSDLIFTSILRLTQIPVGQANSPYTALDYLAGAGAYLEKDSKKHPVPYMMARLIVSSLSPACMDQDDSIMASLEGLMQSIDTFFHPSNQGSWTNMLGQLTLYLTDAFVSRWNREQSSELDLPTERKISPALKKRFVASLKEVTFMGLFSKSSRVSNCYYNALQGLAYLEPDLVLPGALQRFYPSLQGLVEVHRTTSSLNSLQMIANVMSKLKGYRCHITALLALALPGIDANDLNKTQYTLNFIQSVAYSIPFVPLTKEESHIHDTTLAMQWVQAEMDRMERDGQDVQIDYDKELSDEDEANILRSSTAGFGEFVLTLLGKVFTLLENLPDANQVRGGTPEDNVVNALPAALSPLFSSLSPELFDMALEKIATFVSSHVVHQARDAMAWILNALCKVNPEKTLKVFVPMFVINIRNEIDQNHAASDRTTGTDYLPRDRALVWHISMLAMTVVHVGREVLKYKDELLGIAVYMQEKCRGLPTILVSNYIHHLLLNLTNTYPIDHALYEPDVIKKGLDIEDWGKATAPADLTIRWHQPSPPEVEFAVELFASQTKSATEQLELLFSDKPPVSRTGKNREWSDEVSRLMQQIRLVISGMSTMFDPKRAAGESNSKLSNGNNGDGDVDMGEDDESLAEGAEDEELRPQFRYVAGYLLKPDDPVHERIHELRDQLGHLLSKAHAFLSENQEDDVTCFTALCNAYRTWITDVGIERSAHPLERHLRLYKADIAAFKIKGLRKVYPRPLLIKRAEAYQLLRMKHNASLRHKSELDKRLLLDLAQSCQSLYADVRRAAQTAQDSSLKILIAGKPLVVPVILEGLRKAIEANDHDRIKGGMYTLFFTSLLRTIVRDWRFAPEAMTLYIETAGIDKPSIQNLGSSALYSLIEFGKANERMVIIDDGVLAAIQPSQDTDDAIASRHRVILQRRDRIETAKAALGLQLTNRAKGAHWKIATRCAIFALNLCLRFDDLAPAEFIELVANGTIDPHPGLRAYYLNAFTSLLGAVDMRAVYGHDYANYLMEKEIGDRNRIEVPVEKGDAEFTRNFLEAFSKPDGAQYLVDCDHPGWLVWGNKFTAFRSRPVPFHSYDDLENKVRRQIGNIVTKEWMSQCFEYLKQEPRDQSTDRFRMSNVYLLMHVFDLTYYGSTAVTLDEIKDLTKEVFGDGSDKHQHRATSEILGALLAGSSDDPIEMRNQVWEFAAPMLLKILNDGLTPENLQYWLPCIHLVLDSRDPRRSREILENLKSFRLDMTSNAAFKESSKVQLLEFVLADGGWHFREEKPILEDFLAHIDHPYKAVREAMGKVLCVIFRTRYHESFESVPKLIEANKDASSIGIRPYRPSSELTSAIRSVFTRLEQWRHERQPLQQTQSSYTSGSKTVLTWLDCTLSSNECTMLVPFFATPFMEELLHMMDVKEDPELMRMAYHVYRHLPNIPFREGEDAEFINALIKIGRSASSWHQRLRALVNMQVVYFRRIFLTAEAERDALFNAVSDMLGDQQLEVRSCASTTLAGMIRCSPRHIRDPMIARLQNRFEEELQQNPMPKRKRSLAGTETPVDVQRQITRRHAAVLGLGALIEAFPYATPPPEWMPEVLATLARKAAGDPGVVGKATKGILSEFKKTRQDSWSVDQKYFTSEQLEDLEGVLWKSYFA; via the exons ATGGACGAGAATATCGGGCTGCACCATGAGGGTTCGCTGGCAGCTTTGTCCGCCTCATCCGCCTCCCATCTTTTAAGCAATTTTCACCCTTATGAGCCCATTTCCCGAGCAACATCGCCTGGTATACCCTACCCCAAgtccgacgacgacgacaagaagcgATACCGACCCCGAACATTTGCGTACTTTCAACAGCTTCCATTCGAcgtcgaagaagaacaacaacGCGATGCTGCTCTCCAGGGCATTCTAACGCAGCTATACATTGCCATCAAGGCCGAGGATTTCTCTCCGGGCGCTTTGCATTGGACCAGAGAGCTGCAATCATGGCTCACTCTCAAATTCGAAATGACAAGGGAGCTCCGTGCTACGCTCGCGAAGCTATACTATTCTCTGGCGCTGGCGCCCGGCTTGGATTCAAATTCCTCGGATCGCTTTCTGCGCATGGTTATCACATTGACCAG GAAAAACCACTATCTCAAACCGGGCGAAGATTTAACCCTCGATTGGCGGCCAATATGGCACGAAGTCAAGGGCGTCGTATTGCCATCCGAAGGCCCCTCGTTGCAGAGCGGCAGACGACGGCCGGCCAAGCAACTGCTGAAGCTTTGCACGCACGCCCATACCTATTTCGACCCGAAAGAACGATCGGCAATGCTCGAGGAGTTTTTACCCTTCTTCAGTATAAACGATATGCCCAATGCATTCATCGTCTTTGGActcatcaacaccttccTTCCTAGTCATCCTGCGCCTGAGAAGGACGTTGCTGCCCAACCACAGGAGTTTCTGCCCACCATCTTCCACCTTTGGTCCATCATGAATAGGTCCAAAGTCGCCGATGTGTGCCTCATTGATTTATTTTCCCGACTCGCGCGCGATCATATTCACTGCGGCTATGTCCCATTTGGAGCACACGGCATCTTCGCCAAAGACCAGTCCGACCTCATCTTTACCTCAATTCTGCGCCTTACCCAAATTCCCGTCGGACAGGCTAACTCCCCGTACACGGCACTCGACTATCTGGCTGGAGCAGGAGCATATCTGGAAAAGGACTCAAAAAAGCACCCTGTTCCTTACATGATGGCGCGTCTCATTGTCAGCTCGCTCTCACCAGCCTGTATGGACCAAGACGATTCCATCATGGCCAGCCTTGAAGGCCTGATGCAATCTATTGACACCTTTTTCCACCCTTCCAACCAAGGCTCATGGACCAATATGCTGGGCCAACTCACTCTATATCTTACAGACGCATTTGTGTCTCGGTGGAACCGGGAACAGAGCAGCGAGTTGGACTTGCCCACAGAGCGAAAGATTAGCCCCGCCTTAAAGAAGCGATTTGTTGCCTCGCTGAAAGAGGTCACCTTTATGGGTCTATTTTCAAAAAGCAGCAGGGTGTCCAATTGTTATTACAATGCGCTTCAAGGTCTCGCCTATCTGGAGCCCGATCTGGTCCTCCCCGGTGCACTACAACGGTTCTACCCCAGTCTCCAGGGCTTGGTGGAGGTCCACAGGACGACCTCGAGTTTGAACAGTTTGCAGATGATTGCCAATGTCATGTCCAAGCTTAAAGGCTATAGATGTCATATTACCGCGCTGCTAGCACTGGCGTTGCCAGGCATCGATGCAAACGATCTCAACAAGACCCAATATaccctcaacttcatccaaAGTGTGGCCTACAGCATTCCATTCGTGCCGTTAACGAAGGAAGAAAGTCATATTCATGACACTACGCTGGCGATGCAATGGGTTCAGGCTGAGATGGACCGAATGGAGCGGGACGGCCAAGATGTGCAAATCGACTACGACAAGGAGTTGagcgacgaagatgaggccaATATCTTGCGGTCTTCTACTGCTGGCTTCGGAGAATTCGTTCTGACCCTTTTAGGCAAGGTTTTCACGCTCCTCGAAAACCTTCCCGATGCAAATCAAGTTCGAGGAGGGACACCGGAAGATAATGTTGTAAATGCCCTGCCGGCGGCTTTATCACCGTTGTTTTCTTCACTCTCGCCTGAATTGTTTGACATGGCGCTAGAAAAGATTGCAACCTTCGTTTCCAGTCATGTTGTTCACCAAGCCCGCGATGCCATGGCCTGGATACTGAACGCGCTCTGCAAAGTTAACCCGGAAAAGACGCTCAAAGTCTTCGTTCCCATGTTTGTCATCAACATTCGCAACGAGATTGATCAGAATCACGCCGCTTCTGATCGTACCACGGGTACCGATTATCTGCCACGCGATAGAGCTTTGGTATGGCACATCAGCATGCTCGCTATGACGGTAGTGCACGTTGGGCGTGAGGTTCTGAAATATAAGGATGAGCTGCTTGGAATTGCAGTCTACATGCAAGAGAAGTGTCGCGGCTTGCCTACCATCCTGGTGTCCAACTACATCCATCACCTGCTCCTTAACCTCACAAACACGTACCCCATTGATCATGCTCTCTACGAGCCTGATGTTATCAAGAAAGGACTTGATATTGAAGACTGGGGCAAAGCAACGGCTCCTGCGGATCTCACCATTCGGTGGCATCAACCATCTCCTCCCGAAGTAGAATTTGCCGTGGAGCTCTTTGCCTCGCAGACGAAATCAGCAACAGAGCAATTGGAGCTTCTCTTCAGTGACAAGCCACCCGTTAGCAGGACTGGGAAAAACAGAGAGTGGTCTGACGAAGTATCCAGGCTGATGCAGCAGATCCGCCTTGTAATTTCTGGCATGTCCACCATGTTTGACCCAAAACGGGCTGCAGGTGAAAGCAATTCGAAGCTaagcaatggcaacaatggGGATGGCGATGTAGATATGGGTGAGGACGATGAAAGCCTGGCTGAGGGTgccgaagatgaagagcttcgACCACAATTCCGATACGTGGCCGGATATCTTCTGAAGCCAGATGATCCGGTTCACGAGCGCATTCATGAGCTCCGTGACCAGCTTGGCCACCTCCTTTCAAAGGCACATGCATTCCTCAGTGAAAACCAAGAGGACGATGTGACTTGTTTCACCGCTTTATGTAACGCATACCGTACTTGGATTACGGACGTTGGCATAGAACGTTCCGCTCACCCTCTTGAGCGACACCTTAGACTGTACAAGGCTGATATCGCTGCCTTTAAGATAAAGGGGCTTCGCAAGGTGTATCCGCGTCCCTTGCTGATAAAACGGGCCGAAGCTTATCAATTGTTGCGTATGAAGCACAATGCTTCGCTGCGGCACAAGAGCGAGCTTGATAAACGCTTATTGTTGGATTTAGCCCAGTCGTGCCAATCGTTGTACGCCGATGTTCGCCGAGCCGCCCAAACAGCGCAGGATTCCTCGCTTAAGATTCTAATTGCTGGCAAACCACTGGTTGTGCCGGTGATTCTTGAGGGACTGCGAAAGGCTATTGAGGCCAACGACCATGATCGCATTAAAGGAGGCATGTACACGCTCTTCTTTACGTCACTGCTTCGGACAATTGTTCGAGACTGGAGGTTTGCGCCAGAAGCAATGACGCTCTACATCGAGACGGCAGGGATCGATAAGCCCTCGATCCAAAATCTAGGATCCTCAGCGCTATATTCTCTCATAGAGTTTGGTAAAGCCAATGAGCGCATGGTCATAATAGATGATGGAGTCTTGGCTGCCATTCAGCCTTCTCAGGACACAGACGATGCCATCGCTAGCCGACACCGAGTAATCCTGCAGCGAAGAGATAGGATTGAGACGGCCAAGGCGGCATTGGGGCTGCAGCTAACGAATCGGGCCAAGGGTGCACATTGGAAGATAGCGACCAGATGCGCTATATTCGCTTTGAACCTTTGTCTCCGCTTTGACGACCTCGCTCCGGCTGAATTCATTGAACTTGTTGCCAACGGCACCATCGACCCTCACCCTGGTTTGAGAGCTTACTATCTTAACGCGTTTACGTCTCTTCTCGGGGCCGTTGACATGCGAGCCGTGTATGGCCATGACTATGCTAATTATCTCATGGAGAAGGAAATTGGCGACCGGAACAGAATTGAGGTCCCCGTGGAGAAGGGAGACGCGGAATTTACCCGCAACTTTCTAGAAGCCTTCTCGAAACCTGATGGAGCACAATACCTAGTTGACTGTGATCATCCTGGCTGGCTCGTCTGGGGCAACAAGTTTACGGCTTTTCGATCTCGCCCAGTTCCCTTCCATTCCTATGATGACCTTGAAAACAAAGTTCGGCGCCAAATTGGCAATATTGTGACGAAGGAATGGATGTCTCAGTGCTTTGAATATTTGAAGCAAGAACCGCGAGATCAATCAACGGATAGATTCAGAATGAGCAATGTGTATCTCCTGATGCATGTATTTGACCTGACGTACTACGGGAGCACGGCAGTCACACTGGATGAGATCAAAGATCTTACGAAGGAGGTCTTTGGTGACGGCAGCGATAAGCATCAGCATCGGGCAACCTCTGAAATCCTGGGCGCCTTATTGGCCGGCTCCAGCGACGATCCAATTGAAATGCGCAACCAAGTTTGGGAATTTGCGGCGCCTATGCTACTCAAGATTCTCAACGACGGCCTGACGCCCGAGAACCTGCAATATTGGCTTCCTTGCATTCATCTCGTTTTGGATTCGAGAGACCCTCGGCGGTCACGCGAAATACTTGAGAATCTCAAGTCGTTCCGGCTCGACATGACGTCCAACGCGGCATTCAAGGAATCGTCCAAAGTCCAGTTGCTCGAATTCGTTCTTGCTGACGGTGGTTGGCATTTCCGCGAGGAGAAGCCCATTCTTGAAGACTTTCTTGCGCACATTGACCATCCCTACAAGGCAGTTCGGGAAGCAATGGGCAAGGTGCTTTGCGTCATCTTCCGGACCCGATACCATGAGTCTTTTGAGAGTGTGCCTAAGCTTATTGAAGCAAACAAGGATGCATCGTCTATTGGTATCAGGCCATATCGGCCATCTTCTGAACTGACATCGGCTATCAGGAGCGTCTTTACCCGTTTGGAGCAGTGGCGCCATGAGAGGCAGCCCCTTCAGCAAACGCAATCGTCGTATACATCAGGGTCCAAGACTGTTCTCACTTGGCTTGACTGCACTTTATCGTCGAATGAGTGCACCATGCTTGTGCCGTTCTTTGCTACTCCATTTATGGAAGAATTGCTGCACATGATGGACGTCAAGGAAGATCCTGAGCTCATGAGGATGGCGTATCACGTATACAGACATTTACCCAACATTCCGTTTAGAGAGGGCGAAGACGCGGAGTTCATCAATGCTCTCATCAAAATTGGCAGATCCGCAAGCAGCTGGCATCAGCGTCTACGGGCCTTGGTAAACATGCAAGTGGTTTACTTCCGGCGCATCTTTCTCACTGCCGAAGCTGAAAGAGATGCACTCTTTAACGCAGTGTCAGATATGCTGGGCGATCAGCAGTTGGAAGTTCGTTCTTGTGCGTCGACAACGTTGGCAGGCATGATACGTTGCTCCCCTCGGCACATTCGCGACCCGATGATTGCGCGACTTCAGAATCGGTTCGAGGAGGAGCTCCAGCAGAACCCAATGCCGAAACGGAAGCGCAGCCTGGCGGGCACAGAGACGCCGGTGGATGTTCAGAGGCAGATCACGCGTAGACACGCGGCGGTGTTGGGTCTAGGTGCGCTAATCGAAGCATTCCCGTACGCAACACCACCTCCCGAGTGGATGCCAGAGGTGTTGGCTACACTGGCGCGTAAAGCCGCTGGTGATCCTGGTGTAGTTGGCAAGGCCACGAAGGGGATTTTGAGCGAGTTCAAGAAGACGAGGCAGGATAGTTGGAGCGTTGATCAAAAG TATTTTACCTCCGAGCAATTGGAGGACTTGGAAGGTGTTCTTTGGAAGAGCTATTTTGCGTAA
- a CDS encoding alpha beta hydrolase fold-1 protein (similar to Eutypa lata UCREL1 XP_007795684.1), with product MTMEEKRPLQSQDQETNLPHHNPSKSPLKKWHIITFIALAVLLFHQPWKRFSCHHKHHHKHHNKDVKYPGEHISWKYCDTNDGIDLECSTLQVPLDHFNNTSPSKTFTLPLIRIRGQNASQNILVNPGGPGGSGTEFIYRLGKRLKDSVGEDFHILSFDPRGVNGSQPAALCYPDGETRKARSQLCATDPIRDSVESYAWSQNIGRACRETMGEHGLYINTPQTAADMNSILDAVGQQDMYYWGFSYGTLLGQTYATMFPERAKRVIIDGVADVFDWYNELISLTAFDDSEHALAGFFDECIKAGDACALSSFADTATSLQDKVMSAVEKLAKDPISVYVDNHTFGILDYTTMLWSIFRVLHKPGQQWYTLASNLAHLLRGNATAAFLAYKEQSWFASEMEEHAMTIQFNDAKSGAEYWPQRKEELLEAFAPYVNQSLFGSFALGGYYPQAAWRIPKTHAFRTRQSVDTKLLVLSTTYDPVTPLTSARVARRTFQGSRIVEVKGYGHCSLAVESDCARDKVRAFLKHGSLPDEDVKCDVNSDFSYFQKPT from the coding sequence ATGACAATGGAAGAGAAGCGCCCCTTACAATCACAAGACCAAGAAACCAACCTCCCTCATCACAACCCATCCAAAAGTCCACTCAAGAAATGGCACATCATCACGTTTATAGCTCTTGCCGTCCTATTATTccaccagccatggaaaCGCTTCTCCTGCCACCACAAGCACCACCACAAGCACCATAATAAAGATGTCAAATACCCCGGAGAGCACATATCCTGGAAATACTGCGACACCAACGACGGCATAGACCTCGAATGCAGCACCCTCCAAGTCCCCCTCGACCACTTCAACAACACCTCCCCCAGCAAGACATTCACCCTCCCACTCATACGGATCCGCGGCCAAAACGCATCGCAAAACATCCTCGTCAACCCGGGCGGCCCAGGGGGCAGCGGCACAGAATTCATCTACCGTTTGGGAAAACGGCTCAAGGACTCCGTAGGGGAGGACTTTCACATTCTCAGCTTCGATCCCCGTGGTGTCAATGGCTCGCAACCCGCAGCCCTCTGCTACCCTGACGGCGAGACAAGAAAGGCACGGTCCCAACTATGCGCAACTGATCCCATCCGCGACAGCGTAGAATCCTACGCCTGGTCTCAGAATATTGGCCGCGCCTGCAGAGAAACCATGGGCGAGCATGGGCTGTACATCAACACGCCGCAGACGGCCGCTGATATGAACAGCATCCTGGACGCAGTTGGCCAGCAAGACATGTACTACTGGGGCTTCAGCTACGGCACTCTTCTGGGCCAGACATACGCAACCATGTTCCCCGAGAGAGCGAAGCGAGTCATCATCGACGGCGTTGCAGACGTCTTTGACTGGTACAACGAGCTCATCAGCCTCACGGCCTTTGACGACTCGGAACACGCCCTCGCAGGCTTCTTCGACGAATGTATCAAAGCAGGCGACGCATGTGCCCTGTCCTCGTTTGCAGACACGGCAACTTCCCTCCAGGATAAAGTCATGTCCGCAGTCGAGAAGCTCGCCAAGGACCCCATCAGCGTGTACGTCGACAACCACACCTTCGGCATCCTCGACTACACCACCATGCTGTGGTCCATCTTCCGCGTCCTCCACAAGCCCGGCCAGCAATGGTACACTCTGGCCTCGAACCTCGCGCACTTGCTTCGCGGCAACGCCACGGCCGCATTCCTGGCGTACAAGGAGCAGAGCTGGTTTGCCAGCGAGATGGAGGAGCACGCGATGACGATTCAATTCAACGACGCCAAGAGCGGGGCCGAGTACTGGCCTCAGCGGAAGGAAGAGCTCCTGGAGGCGTTTGCGCCGTATGTCAATCAGTCTCTATTCGGGTCCTTTGCTCTGGGCGGTTACTATCCGCAGGCGGCGTGGCGGATTCCCAAGACGCACGCCTTCAGGACGAGGCAGAGCGTCGACACCAAGCTCCTGGTTCTGTCGACGACATACGACCCCGTCACGCCGTTGACGTCTGCGAGAGTGGCGAGGCGGACGTTCCAGGGCTCACGGATCGTTGAGGTCAAGGGGTATGGACATTGTTCGTTGGCGGTGGAATCGGATTGCGCACGCGATAAAGTGAGGGCGTTTCTCAAGCACGGCAGTTTGCCCGACGAGGATGTCAAGTGTGATGTGAATAGCGATTTTTCGTACTTCCAAAAACCTACCTAG